GCAGGCAATAAATTTCTGAACATGGAAATTTTGGATGTCTGTTACAGCAGAAAaactagccttttttttttctagtttttagcaGCAAAAGCTAGACTGATGTGTTCTTCAAGAAAATAATGCAATGAATTATAGATTTGAGGCATTTAGAAGCTATAGCCCTTTAAAGCCTTAATGACATATCAAAAGCAGGATAGTAAAGTAGTTAAGAGTATGGCTTGGAGCTAGATGGCATGGGTTTGGAGCTTGATTCTGCTGACTATTAACCATGTGACCTTCAGTAATTCTCTTAAGAGAATTACTGGACTCAGTTTTCTTATAAAGAATCATAATACCCACATCATAAgatcattataaaaattaaatgaattaacacttGTCAAATGCTTGGAATAGTGCATAGTAAGCCTTCTTACTATATATATAGAGGTGAAATATATAATTAAGTAGTATATGCAAATTCTTTAGAACGGAGCCTAGCACGGAGTAAGTcctcaatgaatattttttgttattaccaatatttaaaataaaatcattgaatAGCAATCAAGTACTTGACTGATAATTTTCTCTGGGAATGTCTAGTAAGAGATAGGAAAGTAAAAACAAGCTAAGCAGAAAATACAAGTTTTTCTTTCGATTATGGGTTAGAAAACCAGCACTCACACAGGTGGGTTTTACCTCTGAGGAGACGCTTGAAGGCATTGCTGTTACCTTCCCTTTCTAATCAGGTGTGTCCTGAGACAAGAAGCAGAGAGCAtcaagaaatggaagaagacaaACTAAAGCTTTTTCTTTAATTACCTCTATCATCCAGAATTAAAGGAAGTAAGTCACCTGCGACTGAAACCAAACACTCCTGCCAATGAGAGATACGCATCTCTGGGCAATTTCACACAGCCCAGCAAAAGTTTCTTTGAATTCTTATGGCAAAGTGGCCCTAGAATTTATCAGGATGATTTATTCATCAGAATTATCTGAGATACCCATTACAAATATAGATTTCCAGAATctcaggtggtggtggtgggagaggAGAGTTCCTGGAATTCTGAATTTCAAGCATTCTTCCACCTGCTTACATTTGAGAACCCTAAATCCAGTCCTATAGTTTATATGGAGTAACTGAAATACCACTGCCACCTGGTGGCAGCATATACAAATTACAGGTTCCAATGTCATTGTGTGATAGAATCAGTAGTGAAATTTTTCGTCACACTTAATTCTTAGTCACCCCTGCCCTCTTCTAATCACAAACGTATTTTTGAGTTGTCTGGATTATCTGATACAGAGTTTATATAATTTGCAAGCTAAGGACACAACCTCTTgccattttaatttattctttttgttaaactgaatttgaaaacataacatttttctttaactttataCACTCTTAcgacatttaattattttgtagaataaaagaaatcataTCCACTTACAGAACATTCTGTAGGCAGCTCTCTGTCAGAGAAACTGAGAGAGATAGAATCTTAAAGAGTGAGGGATGTCTGAGAGGAATGATTAGTTTTGCCTATTGGACTCTATGATTGTCTgttaagatggaaataaaaaaacGAACTGGCATTTGGGAAGTTTTTTCTTCTACCTTCAGAGAATCCTGACTTTGATTCACATATAAAAAGATAATGTCTTAAAGCTTTGAAATGGAATAGACTTAGCTTTGCTGAGCTCAGATCCTTCATGGTTTACTTTCTTCATGAGAATTGGTTATGTAAGGCAAAATAAGAGCAGAAGGAAGGGTTGCATCCTTAAATATAACTGGTATTTCATAATGGATCATGGTATTCAGGCTTGTTTTATAGGAGTCAGTAAGAAGCCAGCGTGGTATAACATGACTCTGAAATTGAGCATCATCCCACTCAGCGCCAGTGTGGCAACTCCACAAAAGATAGTTTGGCAATATTCAAGATGATTTACAAGCAAACATGGTATGttctccatgaaaaataaaatatgtattaacaaACAGAATGCTCATAAATGAAATAGATGAAAATTACTTGCAGGTTATCCACAGCCAACTTATTATTTGGCACCATTGCAGCCTCTGTAAAAACACCTGTTTGGATAGGTTTGTGtagcagtgatttttaaaataaaaataaattattgaggtaaaatttgtACAACATAAACCAAGTCATTTTAAAGGTAACAATTCAGTGATATTTAGTACATTCCGAGTGTTTTGCAACCAacacctctatctagttccaaatgATTTTCTTCACTCTGAAAGGAAACTATGTACCCATTAACTAGTTGGTATACACTTGTTTTAAAATGGCACATGGGTGAATTTCAAGAGGTTATGGAATTTCAGTTTgatgtttcaaaataatgttgaaaagaCTTCAGTATATGGCTTTGTCTTGGCTTGAAGTGTTTGCATTCTTGCCAGAGCTTTTTTAGTCTAGCTATGTCAGTTGGGAAGAGTTTATAATCAGAAGATTTAAAGAGTCTCACATGATGCAATCAAGAACAGTAGTTAAACTATGGGACTCTGATGAAAAGAATTCGATTGCGTGTCAAGTATGGTCACTGGCTTTAAAATAGTACAGAGAAAAGCCAACAAAAATGTGGGCAATGAGTCTGTGCATTCCTTATAAgcattttattagaaaagaatgATATTACCTATGCAAATTAGTGGGAAGATGTTTAGACAGATGTGTTGTGCCCACCAGCTTGAGGTATAAAAAGCCCTGTGTGGGAAGAGACCTTCATTCACACTTGGGTAACTTACCCTTCACAATCCATCTAAATCCTTCTCAACTGCTGCCACCATGACTCGTTACTTCTGCTGTGGAATCTACTTCCCAGGGTACCCTAGCTATGGGACCAACTTCCACAGGACCTTCAGAGCCACCCCCTTGAACTGTGTTGTGCCTCTGGGCTCTCCCCTGAACTATGGCTGTGGATGCAATGGCTACAACTCCCTGGGCTACAGCTTTGATGGTAGCAACATCAACAACCTGGGCGGATGCTATGGTGGTAGCTTCTATAGGCCATGGGGCTCTGGCTCTGGCTTTGGCTACAGTACCTACTGATGGACCAATGGCTCCAGTGACTACAGGACTCTCAATTAATTCTCTGCACAGAACAACCTGAAGAGCAATGACTGTCTTCCCACATTCCCATGTGCTTGGGTGATACATCTTCCATCTTCTTGCTGACTTCTTGCTGTGGTCTTCGTCTTTGATGCTGTTGGACAAGTCACCCAGGACTCAGGTGCTGAACTGATACTCATCTACAGACAAAGGAAGCAAGATGCATTTTTTGGGTCATACTTGAATTTTAGCAGTGAAACAAGTAGCTTGCCTCTCATGATTGCTCTGCTCATGTATTATTAGCTTCTACATCAACATTAATGTATTACAAATTCGGTGTGGGTAGGAAGGGGATTTTCTGTTAGTCTCCTAATAAATCTATTTCCTTCAGCATAAATATTTTTGTCCtggttatttattttactttgcttttatgTGCTTGAATTCATCAATCAGTTTAAACCTGTAATGGTTGACTTTAAACAGATTTTATTCTGATTTCAGACTATATAGCCAGGATAGGGTGATGCctaaccatttttaatttttatattgatatttcaatttaaaaaactcCCTGGAAATGTCCCACATTTAACCCGTATATACTGCAATTGTTGGCATTTCTCAAAGCTGATTATAAAACAGGAATATTTCTTAACTGTTGAATgctaaaacatgttttcttttctcttttcctcagtgACACGATTCCATTTTGATTCATTTCTCCTTTCCTACTGTCTATAGAACTCAGCTCTGGGGAGATGTGAACCCCTCAGGTTGTTGGAAGAATCGGAACTAAATAGACTTAGTTATGAAACTCTATCTTTAAGAGTTCCTAAGATTTGATCAATAAAGGGAAGCCAACAACTAAaatcacaatatattttttatcctttttgatagatgggttttattttctccactttCTTCACCTCTGATTATACATATAACTGGTACTACAAATGAAGTGTTTGTTCTTTGAAATAATAGTTGCCATCAAAAGCACTTGAAATGGTATGTGGGCTACACTTAGAAAATGCTCCCGGTCTTGCTTACTGAAAAATCTCTGCTTTATTGAAGCAAAATACTTTATGTTTGAATTAAAACTCATTCATTCACATATCATGTATTTATTGCACCTCTGCCTGAGAGAAGGTGCTCGATTAATTGTTCATTGACTTTACTTGTTAAATCTCTGCTTTATGGATGCAAAATATTGTATTGTTCAATGTAAAGTTCATTTATTCACGCATCAAGTATTATTGGACTGTGGCCACTGTGTTAAGAGTTTTGCAGTTGTAAAAACACCTAAGAAGAGGTGCTTATGATCTGAGAAGCTGACTATCTTCGAGATTTATTCATTCAAGAGGTACTCATCACATAGTATAGCACAGCATTGGCTTAAGATTTGGGGACACAAATCTTAGAGATAACTAAAACACAATCATTGCCCTTAAGAATTAAATACactttattcaatatttaaaCAGCTTTTAATAGTCTCCTATTTTATGTCAATCAATGTGCTGTAAATGACTATCCAAAGACAGATAgatattcttttctcatttgcttCCCATGACCCAAAATGGAGACAGTCTGTGATAAGAGCCATGTATACATACGAAGTGTTACAGGCTTGCATAGAAGGGAAGCTTCGGTATGTAAACATGACCATGAGAGGGAGTAAGAGTTACATATCAAGATGGAAATGGCTGTGCAAATGGGAAAAAGAATAGGGCTATTTAAAGATGAAATAGGTGATCACCGGCAAGGCTCCAATACATAGGTAGGATGATCTGTTGGTGGAGAGATTCCAGGGGTGCTGAGTACTGGATAGGTGATTTGAGATCTCTACCAACCATGAGACTTTAGATTCTATCTTTATgactaacatttattttctattttaagacCATAATTGTTTCGTATTTTgttaactaatttttatttaaaaaaatttcaaacctatGAAAAATTTGCTGTAATAGTGCAAAAAAGTCCTGTAttctcatttacatttttcttccattgAATGTATtattacatatagtatatatgctatataatgtatatgtacagtgtgtgtgtatctatctatctatctaatctatcatctgtctatctacgtatgtatctatgtatctatctatctgtctggaTAGCTACTCAGAATAGGTGGCGGGTATCATACCATTTGTCTTAAGAACAAAGACAATATAActatacaaattaaatatttaatattaatataatactaTTCTCTAACCCAAAGTGCATACCCAAATTTAATCACTTATCTCACTAATGTCCTTTGTACTTTTCTCCCCCCTACTTTGGGATCCAATCCAGGATTATGTATGTCTCTAGTCTTCTTTAATGTGGACCAGTACCTCaccttctctctgcctttcttgaCCTCAACCAATATGAAGAATGCAGGTAGTCATTTCATTTCACAGAATGTATCTTGATTTGGGTTTGACGTTCCTCATGAATAGATTTATATCATGCACTTTTGGTGGAAATGTCATAGAAGTGATGCTTTATCTTTCTCAGCACATCTTATCAGGAGGCACGTTATGTTGGTTCATGTAGATTTGGTTGACAGTAACTTTGATCACTTGGGGAAAGTTGCATCTTTCAAGTTTCTTTACTGTAAAGTTGCTCTTTGCCCTTCGTAACTAATAATTAATTCGTGAGTTGATATTTTGACACTATGTAAAGATCTTATTTCTTATCAAGtttttacttgtcaattttaTGATTCATCCacaaatttctaattttacattAATAAATCACTTTACATTTATTAGTTGGCATTCTACTGTGAGAAAgaactttctcttttccccacttactgtttttttgtttgtttacttatatgTGCCAATGCTTATATCGGTATGGGTTCATGGATTCTTATTTTACTCAATGTATAATAAtccaataatatttattttgatcttcAAAGTGCCTGGGATTTGGACAGTGGGAATACCTTCATGCTGGCTTCTATGTCCTCTGAAAGTGTCCCCCATCAttatttgatcattttctttctttctggctcaACAAGATATTCCTGTCTGACTCATCTTGAACTTTTCTGCTCTAATCATAGAATCAGGGATTTCTCCCAGGAGCTCTCAGTTTTTTAAATGCAGACTCGTATTTAGAAAGTAAGGGCTgggcggccgggcgtggtggctcacgcctgtaatcccagcactttgggagtccgaggcgggcagatcacgaggtcaggaggtcgagatcatcctggctaacatggtgaaacccgtctctactaaaaatacaaaaaattagccgggcgtggtggcgggcacctgtagtcccagctactcaggaggctgaggcaggagaatggtgggaacccaggaggcagagcttgcagtgagccaagatagcaccactgcactccagcctgggcgacagaacgagagtccatctcaaaaaaaaaaaaaaaaaaagaaagaaagaaagaaagaaagggtaagGGCtcggtatggtggctcatgcctgtaatcccagcactttgagaggctgagggggtcGGATCACTAgatcaagagattaagaccatcctggccaatatggtgaaaccctgtctctactaaaaatacaaaaattagtcagacatggtggtgggcacctgtaatcccagctactcgggaagctgaggcaggagaattgctcgaacctggaaggtggagtttgcagttagctgagatggcgccactgcactccagcctggcaacagagtgagactctatcttaaacaaaaaaaaaaaaaaaaaagaaaagtaagatatGGGTGCTAAGGGAGCTCACTGCTGTGCTGTCATTGATGCATATCATATGCTATGACAATCACTGCTATGACTGTTAATTGTCctccctgattttaaaatgactcACTCAGAAGCTGTGCTGGACTCTGTGTGTGGGAACAGAATTCATTAAGGGGCAAAATTTGCTTATGGTAAGAGAGAGGCTGACCTTTTGTTAGGAGGGAGGTCTTCAAATGCCAGAGTGTAAAGGTCCTTTGTGCTGACCAAGTGACTACACCAGTGGCCTCGGTACCCCCCGTTTTTCAACTAGATTTCATACCACCTTTCCTCTGTTTCAGCCTTAATCCTGTCATTTATTCTTAGTGTTGTGAGTCTCAGTTCTCTCTGGGAGTTTGAAGGCTCACTCCTTCCTTTAGCCCCCTCTTGTCACAATTTCTGCTatggcttctctttttttgtgattTTCCTTCATCTCCTTTGCAACTTCCAGAAATGTAGTTAACTTTTCTTCAGTTGACATTATCCTTACAATTCTCTGTCATTGTTTGTTTCTACTCTTTCACTCCCTTACTATAATTTAATGGCTTCTGGTGAAGAAGGAGGGCGAAATCTGTTGGGTAACTCTGACATCTTGCACCTAAAATCTATATATTCCTTAAAGAGGGCCAAGAAGGGATTAACAAGTTACAACAACAACTTGCCTTCTCTTGCAGCAACAATGTGACAGATACAATAATAGACAATTTCACTATTTGCATAATAATTTTTAGTGGTAGATTTTATTATCCACCTATTATTGAAGAAGCCcaaattcaaaagttaaataatttgtttcagGCTGTATCATTCATTTGTGAAGTAAAGCACTAACATAAGTAGGAGGGTCTGGCTCCAAATCCATTTGTCCACTTTAAACAAACTATACATCACTTTCCAAATTATAGCGCTCTTCCCTAGAAATATCCCTGCTGAATACTTCTTATGCCATTAATAATTATACCTTGTGTTTACATAGTGAGTTAAAAAATACATCcctagaattttatttaattctgacAACTATCTTGGGAGATCAATATCATGAGGAAATTGACAGAGACTAAGTAATTTGCCCGAGTGGGCAAATGTTCAACAGGTGAGAAAGGTGAAGCTTGAACAAGAAGCTTTCTTTGTTCCAGTTTAGAAGTCCCATCTCTGTTTACTATTATATCATATTCTCACACTGCACTGTTGAAGCCTGCCAACCAAGACCACCAGGAATACTCCTGCAGACAAACAAAGTTGGGTTTATTGTTGCCACAACAGAGACCTCACAACAGGAGAAACAGCAAGATATCTCAGTAAGACAGTGTGAGGAGGGTTTGTTACAGGATTTGGGCTTGAATTAGTTAATTCTGGAGAAGATTAAAGGAAGCGGAGTCTCTTCTAGATTGCATACTGTATTAGTTCCAGAGCATCAAGCTGACATCTCTGATTCCTTCCATGCTCATTGTCCTGCCACTGATAACAGAGGCAGAACATTAATTATATGTTTGCCAATTTGACCTTAATTAATTGTAGttgtccattctcacattgctataaagaactacctgagattgagtaatttataaggcAAGGAGGTtcaattggctcatggttccataggcggtataggaagcatggctggggaggcctcaggaaacttacaatcatggtggaaggccaaGGGGAAGCAGTCACATCCTACATGgctagagcaggaggaagaggaaaagtggAAGGTGCTACACGCTTTTAAACAACTCCGAAACTCCTGAGGACTGTGTCATAAGACAGCACTAGGAGGATGGTGCTAAGTCATTAGAAACCaccttcatgatccaatcacctcccaccaggccccacttccaatatctgggattacaattcaacatgagatttgggtggggacacagagccaaactatatcactgatTTTATCAAGATTCTCTAGAATTTTCACAAGCATTCCaaaaagattttaataattattaggCTCTATTCTTCATCTTGATACCAAGTCCTTAGATTTTCCCTTCTCACTGCCTCTAAGAAATCCTTTCAGGACTTCATTCCCGATATTTCTACCTCAGTTCACACCCGCATCATTTCCTGCCTGGGTTACTAGCCCAGCTACTTATCCATTCTGCCAGGCAGTCTCCAATCCATCTTCCATGCAGCAGGCACAATAATCTTTCGAAACGCAAGTTTAATTGTGTAGCTCTTTCTGCAAACTCTTTGgtgactttttaatttatttcttacatctTTCAGGACAACGATCAAGTAGAGGCTCACATCTACCAATTTTTCTAGCCTTATTTCCTACTTCTCCTTAACATGCTTCCTTTTCCCCTGCAGTAGGGACTATCACAGGTTTTTGTTCTCTTCTGCACTCTTCAATCTAGTGAACTCCTATAGATCCTTCAAAAGATCTTCCTCCACCCCAGGGTGCTTTCCTTTCCCAGTTGAAAAGTCTTATCTTTGTTTACTTTGATGTCATATTGTTCACACTGCACTGTTGAAGTCTGCTAACCAAGACCACCAGAAATACACTGATAGCCAAACAAGTTAGGCTTATTAACTTGTTGCCACAGTGGAGATCACAAAACATGAGAAACTGCAAGATATCTCACTAAGAGGGTCTGAAGAGGGATTCGTTATGGGATTTGGACTTGAATTAGATGATTTCCAGAAGATCGAAGGAGGCAGAGGTCTCTTCTACATTGCatactgtattagtttcccattgccactgtcacaaattaccacaaatttagtggcttaaaatagcaCAAATTTATTCTTgtatagttctggaggtcagaagttcaaaacaaatttattcttgtatagttctggaggtcagaagttcaaaatgggTCTTACTGGGTAAGACAACAccaaatcaaggtgttggtaacACTGCATTTATTCTGGATGATCTAGagcagaatccatttccttgcatTTTCCACTTTCTTGAGGCTGACCCCTGGCTGGATGTCCAGGCACCCCATTTCTTTGGCCACAAgctcctcatctgttaaatgtatGTCCTATTCCTGACCTGCTGCCTCTGCTTGGGGGCCAGGGTTGGGGTAAAGGGGTTTAAGAATCGAAACTGATAGCATCCCTCCCATGCTTAAAACCCTTTTTTGGCTCCACATTGCCCTCAAAATAAAGACGTGTGTCCCAGATGTGACTGTGTGGGCTGGCCCTGCCTGCACCCCAACCCCCCGAGGCATTTCTTGGCTGTGTCCCTTATGTCTTCAAAGACAACAGCACAGCACTTTCCCAGCTCTCTCCTTGATTCTGATACTGATACAGGAGTCTCTTGTCTTCCCCTTCTATTTATAAGAACCCTTGTGATGACACTGGGTTtgcccaggtaatccaggataatctccctaatTTAAGGTCAGCAGATTGGTAACCTTAATTCAGCCTTGCTGTATAACATATAGGATTAGAATGATGACATCTTTAGGTAACATTATTCTGCCTATCGCAGCCTCATTCTAGGATCAGCTGTTTCAAAGGATTTCATTTAGGAGGTGGAACAAGGCTACATTTGCAATTGGTAAAGAAGCAGCAGTCACCAAAGGTAATGTGTGGTCATCGCTGTGGTTTGTGTAGCACACTGCacttgtttttctcccttctcagACATGATTACAGAGGGGTGTTAtttttgtctcactctgtcatcatcACAGCCTGACCTAATCTGATTTGGTGTTCTGGAAGTTGCAGATGGGAAGTAGGGGACACTCTGGTTTACCATTAGTGTTATTGGGGCTGCTGTTTATCTTTCTTACTGGTGCCTTCATTAGCTGATGACTGTGATTCCCTCATTATATGATGTATTCTGTAGGTTTTGGAGGTCAAGCACCATGTTTTATTCAATGTTACATCACCTGTGCTTTGGATCCCAgacatttgatatatatatatatatatatttttttttgagactgagtttctctctatcgctcaggctggagagcagtggcacaatcttggctcactgcaacatccacctcctcctttcaagcgattctcgtgcctcagcctcccgagtagctgagattacaggcacccaccaccacgcccagctaatttttatatttttagtagagatggggtttcacagtgttggccaggctggtctctaactcctgacctcaggcaatccacctgccttggcctcccaaagtactgggattacaggtgtgagactcCACGCCCAgctgataaatttttttttttgaatgaatgtaattatttaaaactgtAGAGAAAAAAGCCCAATTCCTTGTTACTTAAAATATGgcctgcaggctgggcatggcggctcacacctgtaatctcagcactttgagaggccaatgtgggagaatcacttgagtccaggagtttgagaccagcctgggcaacatgatgaaactccatctctaccaacaacaacaacaacaaaagcaaaaattagctggacatgtgggtgtgcacctgtagcctcagtcactcaggagtctgaggttggaggattgcctgagcctggggaggttgaggctgcagtgaaccatgaccacgccactgcactccagcctgggcaacaaagtgagaccccgtttcaaaaaaatatgATATGCAGACAGGAAACATTGGCATCACCTTGTGTTTGTTCAAAATTCAGAATCTCAGGCCTCTCCCCTGTTAAATTAGACTCTACACTTTAACAATATTCTCAGGTGATTTGTGTGCACATAAAGTTTCAGGACTGGCCCAGTTCTGTTGACTCTTACCGAAAGGAAGCAGAAAAGGAGATAATTCTCACTGTTGATTCTTAAAAGAATTGACAAAAtagtattaacatttttatcaagaaaagaaagttttcttttttgttatttttcctatacttttgttctattttttattgctatttacagaaaaaccagattatgttttttcatttccattgagGATAGAGGAAAAGTACTTAAAATTGTAGCAGGAGAGCCTTCTATTAGATAAAGGGACATATTTCCAGATTCTAAAGCTTGCTAGGCAGGGAATTCTTTGGGTATTCTATAAAACTAAACATGGTAAGCATTGTTGTCTCTGAAAATAAGCTATTATTTCTAGACACCAATTCCTTTTTAGTGACTTGCCTCTGAGGCTTCTGACATTATCTTTGATAATGGTATTTGCACTACCAtgtcctgtttctttttcttccctttccaatCATCCTCCCCTCTTAGTAATCTACTTTGCAAGTGTGCCTTCCGATTTCCATTTTGAAGCTTCTATATCTAATGTGCTGGGGTGCAACTTCAGAATTTTTAAGACTTATGAACAAccttaaattttaagaaagaaatctttGGAACTGGTCAtactttttggttaaatttaaattttattttatggttagTTTTGGTCAGCAAAGACTTTGATGACAGAATGCTTTGAGCTTGCCATTTCATTTGCTGTTTGGCAGTAACAGGAAGCATTTTTTCAAAGGTTGCCAGAAGGATTTGCCCTTTGGTCTTCCAGAGGCCAACCTGGGTAATGGTAAATGATTTGAAGCATCATGATTCTATTCTTCAGTGAAATCGTCTTCACACTGAGGTGGTACAACTGACCATATCTGTTACCCTTTCCACTAACTCAGCTTGCAGGCTGCCGCTTTAATGTAAATTTATACACATTTCCGGTTGCTGGCTCTAACTCTGCCTTGGTGTCACAAGAAGGGGACCTTAATTCCTCTGTTTTGCATCCCCAAGAATAGAGAATAGATGCCAAAACTGACCTTCTTATCCTACCAGTGATGAAAAGCGTGCAGCAGAAACATGCCATCCTTTGAACTGCTTTTTCATGTTCATTATAAATCACATGTAAGGTGTTTCTGAACAGAGTCCATGAATCTACCATGCATCCAGGCATTGTTGTGGTGTCACGTTATTTCTTAAGAAAACCACATAGGTTCTGCATCAAATGAAGTTAAGCTTCATTAACTAGATGCTTGCTGTGATAATTAACCACATAGCCTCACAAACATGGCTTATCCCTTAAAGTGCTGTAGTAGCAAGGTACTGAAATTGTGTCTTAAATTAGCCTAAGTCT
The Piliocolobus tephrosceles isolate RC106 chromosome 19, ASM277652v3, whole genome shotgun sequence genome window above contains:
- the LOC111524576 gene encoding keratin-associated protein 7-1, coding for MTRYFCCGIYFPGYPSYGTNFHRTFRATPLNCVVPLGSPLNYGCGCNGYNSLGYSFDGSNINNLGGCYGGSFYRPWGSGSGFGYSTY